The following proteins come from a genomic window of Bradyrhizobium paxllaeri:
- a CDS encoding peroxiredoxin, with protein MLGIGSKLPSFEITGVKPGFHLHEENGQSAFETLTENSFPGKWKVIFFYPKDFTFVCPTEIAEFARLSKDFAERDAVVLGGSTDNEFCKLAWRRSHKDLQHLPIWQFADTKGGLVDGLDVRSPDGVAYRYTFVVDPDNTIQHVYATNLNVGRSPKDTLRVLDALQTDELCACNREIGGETLKVA; from the coding sequence ATGCTTGGAATTGGAAGTAAGTTGCCGTCGTTCGAAATCACAGGCGTGAAGCCCGGTTTTCATCTGCACGAGGAAAACGGGCAGAGCGCGTTCGAGACGCTGACGGAAAACAGCTTTCCTGGAAAATGGAAAGTCATCTTCTTCTACCCCAAGGATTTCACCTTCGTCTGCCCAACCGAGATCGCGGAGTTTGCCCGGCTATCGAAGGATTTCGCCGAGCGCGATGCTGTGGTGCTAGGCGGTTCGACCGACAACGAGTTCTGCAAGCTCGCTTGGCGGCGCTCGCACAAGGACCTGCAACATCTGCCAATCTGGCAGTTTGCCGACACTAAGGGCGGGCTGGTCGATGGCCTCGATGTGCGTTCGCCCGACGGCGTCGCCTATCGCTACACATTCGTCGTCGACCCCGACAATACCATCCAGCACGTCTACGCGACCAATCTAAATGTAGGCCGCAGCCCGAAGGACACGCTGCGCGTTCTGGACGCGCTACAGACCGACGAGCTCTGCGCCTGTAACCGCGAGATCGGCGGCGAAACCCTGAAAGTTGCTTGA
- a CDS encoding putative metal-binding protein has protein sequence MADLQTVDPEVSRVKFERELANYRSMESAYRKRGWILLDAEFPEIFVAFAATKPRPPPIVAAIVLNFTNYDLRPPSVRFVDPFMREPIPAKLLQLQMLRRAAIPGATPETILALAQQGGVQMTNMIQYNSPDDRPFICLPGILEYHNDPAHTGDSWLLHRSSGEGSLAFILEKIWHHGVKPIEHYQVQVQIPAVNVLPSLLAVPE, from the coding sequence GTGGCTGATCTCCAAACTGTCGATCCCGAGGTCTCGCGCGTAAAGTTCGAGCGGGAGCTTGCCAACTATCGGAGCATGGAATCGGCCTATCGCAAGAGGGGCTGGATCCTGCTTGACGCAGAGTTTCCGGAGATCTTTGTGGCTTTCGCGGCGACTAAGCCGAGACCGCCTCCGATCGTCGCTGCCATCGTGCTGAATTTTACGAATTACGATCTGCGGCCGCCCTCCGTCAGGTTCGTGGACCCTTTCATGCGCGAACCGATACCCGCCAAATTGCTCCAGCTGCAAATGCTTCGCCGTGCGGCAATCCCCGGCGCAACTCCCGAGACCATTCTGGCGCTGGCCCAGCAGGGAGGGGTGCAAATGACAAACATGATTCAGTACAACAGCCCTGATGATCGGCCATTTATTTGTCTTCCCGGCATTCTCGAATACCACAACGATCCCGCTCACACGGGTGATTCATGGCTGCTGCATCGAAGCTCTGGCGAAGGATCGTTGGCTTTTATCCTCGAAAAGATCTGGCACCACGGGGTAAAGCCGATCGAGCATTACCAGGTGCAGGTCCAGATCCCGGCGGTGAACGTGCTGCCCTCATTACTGGCCGTACCGGAATGA
- a CDS encoding DUF2478 domain-containing protein — MIANLAEFDPKRLAAILYRPEQDADRLLADFTQDLARHGVRVGGIVQRNFKGANGTKTMLALDVATGREIPICQPLGRGAMSCKLDANGLADAAVVVSRAIKRQVDLLVIKKFSKQEASGRGLRDEFADAIIAGVPLLTAVPEKCHAAWRTFTGDVGTTLRCERQVVEGWWRDIALRLPRIRAHCIPSAAIYPHQIR; from the coding sequence ATGATCGCCAACCTCGCCGAGTTCGATCCCAAGCGCCTTGCGGCAATCCTCTACAGGCCGGAACAAGACGCGGATAGACTGCTCGCCGACTTCACCCAGGATCTCGCGCGGCACGGTGTGCGCGTCGGCGGCATCGTCCAGCGCAACTTCAAGGGCGCAAACGGCACGAAAACCATGCTAGCACTCGACGTTGCAACGGGGCGCGAGATTCCGATCTGTCAACCACTCGGCAGGGGCGCCATGTCCTGCAAGCTCGATGCTAATGGGCTAGCCGATGCTGCGGTCGTCGTGTCCCGCGCGATCAAGCGGCAGGTCGATCTACTCGTGATCAAGAAATTTTCCAAGCAGGAGGCGTCCGGCCGGGGCCTGCGCGACGAATTTGCTGATGCCATCATTGCTGGCGTGCCGCTCCTCACCGCCGTCCCCGAAAAATGCCATGCCGCCTGGCGGACATTCACCGGAGATGTCGGCACGACGCTGCGGTGCGAGCGCCAGGTCGTGGAGGGATGGTGGCGCGACATCGCCCTGCGCCTGCCGCGCATCCGCGCGCATTGCATCCCGTCAGCGGCTATTTACCCACATCAGATCCGATAG
- a CDS encoding E2 ligase fold family C protein has protein sequence MAMANFMDRAASAASRVLTNFKASAFEDRLAAQVIGVSFDGAAVQSREGRASLDMIIRLLSRLYPTIALQPLDAKAKDHVPVLEFLANSINPEIELAKIRKAVTVSVVVGSSPSRIKCPTFFIGSDGWRAKLSSRGLVGSGNSKNPFGAGAASCFAAANVFRTVFADQLEQGDADELIDLSMLTYAQGTPDSGPGLEETDIGETHLVGLGAIGNGAIWALARTASLKGSLRLVDDEEVDLSNLQRYVLAGQCDVGSPKVDLARAALADTALEVSAHCAKWGVYVSDRNDWMFERVAVALDNAPDRIAVQGAFPKWIVNAWTQELDLGVSRHGFDDGRACLACLYLPHGKIKDEDEKIAEELKMPEAQQEIRDLLQTNRPVDVGFVERVAKAFNIPSEALKEFVGQSVRSFHQRAICGGIVMRLTDGAQPVRAVVPMSFQSALAGIMLAADLVKHASGLLNLRTTSTRINLLRPLASHLHDPKAKDTSGRCICADEDFLAAYRRKYRSCRAP, from the coding sequence ATGGCCATGGCCAACTTCATGGACCGCGCGGCGTCGGCAGCGTCGCGGGTGCTGACCAATTTCAAGGCGTCGGCGTTCGAGGACAGGCTTGCCGCGCAAGTGATCGGAGTGTCTTTCGACGGCGCAGCCGTGCAGTCGCGGGAAGGCAGAGCCAGCCTGGATATGATCATCAGGCTGTTGTCGCGTCTTTATCCGACGATCGCGCTGCAGCCGCTTGATGCAAAGGCGAAGGATCATGTTCCAGTCCTGGAGTTCCTGGCGAATTCTATAAATCCTGAAATCGAGCTCGCCAAAATCAGGAAGGCCGTCACGGTTTCCGTGGTCGTTGGAAGCAGTCCGTCGCGCATTAAGTGTCCGACCTTCTTCATCGGCTCGGACGGATGGAGAGCCAAACTTTCGAGCCGCGGTCTGGTTGGCTCCGGCAACTCGAAGAATCCGTTTGGCGCGGGAGCTGCGTCATGCTTCGCGGCAGCCAACGTCTTTCGGACGGTATTTGCCGACCAGCTGGAGCAGGGCGACGCCGACGAACTTATCGACCTGTCAATGCTGACCTACGCCCAGGGTACCCCTGACTCCGGTCCTGGTTTGGAAGAAACGGATATCGGCGAGACTCACCTCGTCGGGCTCGGCGCGATCGGCAATGGTGCCATTTGGGCTTTGGCTCGCACGGCGAGCCTTAAGGGATCGCTCCGTCTGGTGGACGATGAGGAGGTCGATCTTTCGAATCTACAGCGCTACGTGTTGGCCGGCCAATGTGATGTTGGTTCACCAAAAGTGGATCTGGCGCGGGCCGCGCTCGCGGACACCGCGCTGGAAGTGTCGGCGCATTGTGCCAAATGGGGCGTCTATGTGAGCGACCGGAACGATTGGATGTTCGAAAGAGTAGCTGTCGCATTGGACAACGCTCCGGACCGCATTGCCGTGCAGGGGGCGTTCCCGAAATGGATCGTAAACGCCTGGACACAAGAGCTTGATCTCGGAGTGTCGCGCCATGGCTTTGATGACGGCCGGGCATGTCTGGCCTGCCTTTACTTGCCTCACGGGAAGATAAAGGACGAAGACGAGAAGATTGCTGAGGAGCTGAAGATGCCGGAGGCCCAACAGGAGATCCGGGATCTCCTTCAGACGAACAGGCCGGTGGATGTAGGTTTCGTCGAACGTGTCGCCAAAGCGTTCAACATTCCGTCCGAAGCCCTTAAAGAGTTTGTCGGCCAGTCCGTCCGATCCTTTCACCAGCGGGCAATCTGCGGAGGGATTGTCATGCGCCTGACGGACGGAGCGCAGCCGGTGAGAGCCGTTGTGCCGATGTCGTTTCAGTCGGCTCTCGCTGGTATAATGTTGGCGGCGGATCTCGTGAAGCACGCTTCCGGGCTTCTGAACCTGCGGACCACAAGCACACGGATTAACCTGCTTCGTCCACTCGCGTCGCATCTTCACGATCCTAAGGCAAAAGATACGTCAGGACGGTGCATCTGCGCCGACGAAGACTTCTTAGCTGCATACCGACGAAAGTACCGAAGCTGCAGAGCTCCTTAA
- a CDS encoding ferredoxin family protein codes for MNVETSVRVEDKLFYNRYLVDVGRPHVKVRAHTKPSPQLLALLKVCPARCYELNDKGQVEVTVDGCIECGTCRVIGEPTGDIEWSYPRGGYGVLFKFG; via the coding sequence ATGAATGTCGAGACATCAGTGCGCGTCGAGGACAAGCTGTTCTATAACCGCTATCTTGTCGACGTCGGTCGTCCTCACGTCAAAGTGCGCGCACACACGAAGCCATCCCCGCAGTTGCTTGCGCTTTTAAAGGTCTGCCCGGCGCGCTGCTATGAGCTCAACGATAAGGGGCAAGTCGAGGTCACCGTCGACGGCTGCATCGAGTGCGGCACCTGCCGCGTCATCGGCGAGCCCACCGGCGACATCGAATGGAGCTACCCGCGTGGCGGATACGGTGTGTTGTTCAAGTTCGGATGA
- a CDS encoding glucose 1-dehydrogenase, with amino-acid sequence MGRVNEKVILVTGGARGMGAAHVRLLVAEGAKVVITDILHTQGEALAAELGASAIYVPQDVTQPEEWARAVATAESSFGALHGLVNNAGIASTAPIEQFPLDQWNKIIAVNLTGAFLGVQAALPAIRRVGGGSIVNVSSVEGLRGTAGLHAYVASKFGVRGITKSAALEAAASGVRVNSIHPGFITTPMTVSFDPSIFPIPLGRAGRPQEVSQAVLFLLSDESSYLTGSEIVIDGGLTTGVPHKWLAPEYIF; translated from the coding sequence ATGGGACGTGTGAACGAAAAGGTCATTCTGGTGACCGGCGGAGCTCGTGGGATGGGTGCAGCTCATGTGCGCCTGCTTGTAGCTGAAGGCGCCAAGGTCGTAATCACTGATATTCTTCATACACAAGGAGAGGCTCTCGCGGCTGAACTGGGCGCTTCCGCCATCTATGTACCTCAGGACGTCACCCAGCCGGAGGAGTGGGCTAGGGCGGTCGCGACCGCTGAGAGCAGCTTCGGCGCGCTGCATGGGCTTGTTAACAATGCTGGCATCGCCAGCACGGCCCCGATCGAGCAGTTCCCGCTTGATCAGTGGAACAAGATTATTGCAGTCAATTTGACCGGAGCGTTCCTTGGAGTGCAGGCGGCTCTGCCGGCAATCCGGCGCGTAGGCGGAGGTTCGATCGTTAATGTCTCGTCCGTCGAGGGGCTCCGGGGCACTGCCGGGCTTCATGCCTATGTCGCTTCCAAGTTCGGCGTGCGAGGCATAACCAAGTCTGCTGCTCTGGAGGCCGCGGCCTCGGGCGTCCGCGTCAACTCGATCCATCCCGGCTTCATCACCACGCCGATGACCGTGAGCTTCGATCCCTCCATTTTCCCCATTCCACTGGGACGGGCCGGCCGGCCGCAGGAAGTGTCGCAGGCAGTCTTGTTCCTGCTCAGCGACGAGTCCAGTTATCTTACCGGTTCCGAGATCGTCATCGATGGCGGTCTGACCACCGGCGTCCCACACAAATGGCTGGCTCCCGAGTATATCTTTTGA
- a CDS encoding carboxymuconolactone decarboxylase family protein translates to MSIEQLKDQIPDFAKDVRLNLASILSDETLSPQSKYGLLLATAIAVRNPLVIAAMESAAAVVITPAAVAAAKSATSMMAMNNVYYRFVHLASNPEYKTMPARLRMNVIGNPGVDKADFELWSLAVSAINGCGACMDAHEKALREAGVSSAAIQTAVRFAAIVQSVAVAIEAAGMGVTQAVE, encoded by the coding sequence ATGTCGATTGAACAGCTAAAGGACCAGATTCCCGATTTCGCCAAGGACGTGAGACTCAACTTGGCTTCGATCCTGTCGGATGAGACGCTATCACCGCAGAGCAAATACGGGCTGTTGCTCGCCACCGCGATTGCGGTCCGCAATCCCCTGGTGATCGCCGCAATGGAATCTGCGGCCGCCGTCGTGATAACGCCGGCCGCGGTCGCGGCGGCAAAATCCGCGACCTCCATGATGGCGATGAACAACGTCTACTACCGCTTCGTTCACCTCGCCTCCAATCCGGAATACAAGACGATGCCGGCGCGGCTGCGCATGAACGTGATCGGCAATCCCGGCGTGGACAAAGCCGATTTCGAGCTGTGGTCGCTGGCGGTAAGCGCCATCAACGGCTGCGGCGCCTGCATGGACGCCCATGAGAAGGCGCTGCGGGAAGCCGGCGTCAGCTCGGCGGCCATCCAAACCGCGGTCCGCTTTGCCGCGATCGTGCAGTCGGTTGCGGTTGCGATCGAGGCGGCCGGCATGGGCGTGACCCAGGCGGTGGAGTGA
- the modC gene encoding molybdenum ABC transporter ATP-binding protein has protein sequence MRTATPGHIEIAFRGSIAGFPLDTQFSVPAKGVAAIFGPPGCGTTAVARCIAGLERLPTGLCAIDGEVWQDETTFRPPHLRSIGYVSQEAGLFPHLSVRRNLLYGAPKPKPMPIAFDEVVELLDLAPLLDRSPSHLSGGERQRVAMGRALLSQPRLLVMDEPLAALHSRAKREILPFVERLPEKLALPMIYIGHDMAEIERFADYLVMMERGMVTAAGPLHVLQTDPALPLAPSREAAISLDAVVSGYDGRYGLLILRLKGARLLVPAPPLAPGVHQRLRIAACDVSVAREAPRAGSILNVFPARIRACLPLGAAEITLVLALGTGGSGAEILARITRFSFDSLGLKDGMDVFAQLKHISLLSASEPPLQTILASTPTAEPGQASAAA, from the coding sequence GTGAGGACAGCCACACCGGGCCATATTGAAATTGCCTTCAGGGGCAGTATCGCTGGCTTTCCACTCGATACGCAATTCAGCGTACCGGCCAAAGGCGTGGCGGCGATTTTCGGCCCGCCAGGCTGCGGAACGACTGCGGTGGCGCGCTGCATCGCTGGCCTTGAGCGTTTGCCGACCGGCCTCTGCGCCATCGATGGCGAGGTATGGCAGGACGAGACTACCTTCCGCCCACCGCATCTGCGTTCTATTGGCTATGTGTCTCAGGAGGCGGGCCTTTTTCCCCATTTGTCGGTCAGGCGCAACTTGCTTTATGGTGCGCCGAAACCCAAACCGATGCCGATCGCGTTTGATGAGGTGGTCGAACTGCTTGACCTAGCGCCGCTACTCGACCGCTCTCCCTCGCATCTATCCGGCGGGGAGCGGCAGCGCGTCGCCATGGGGCGCGCGCTGTTGTCTCAGCCCAGACTGCTTGTGATGGACGAGCCGCTTGCTGCGCTCCACAGCCGCGCCAAACGTGAGATTCTGCCGTTCGTCGAACGCCTGCCCGAGAAGCTCGCGCTGCCGATGATCTACATCGGCCATGACATGGCGGAGATCGAACGCTTTGCCGATTATCTCGTTATGATGGAGCGCGGCATGGTGACTGCGGCTGGGCCGCTGCATGTCTTGCAGACCGATCCTGCGCTGCCGCTTGCGCCAAGCCGCGAAGCCGCCATCAGCCTTGATGCCGTGGTGAGCGGCTATGATGGGCGCTATGGGCTTCTTATTCTCCGCCTCAAAGGTGCGCGCCTGTTGGTTCCGGCGCCGCCGCTTGCACCCGGCGTGCACCAACGGCTGCGCATCGCCGCCTGCGACGTCAGCGTCGCGCGCGAAGCGCCGCGCGCAGGCTCCATCCTCAACGTTTTTCCGGCGCGCATCAGAGCCTGTTTGCCGCTCGGCGCGGCTGAGATCACGCTGGTACTTGCGCTCGGCACCGGGGGCTCGGGCGCAGAGATTTTGGCGCGCATCACGCGTTTCTCCTTTGATTCGCTAGGGCTCAAGGATGGAATGGACGTATTCGCCCAGCTCAAGCACATCTCGCTACTCTCGGCCTCTGAACCGCCACTGCAAACCATACTAGCTTCCACGCCAACAGCAGAGCCTGGACAGGCAAGCGCCGCGGCGTGA
- a CDS encoding DUF3606 domain-containing protein: MEKSKKKSSREPKQDRPPVADGQDYEVRYTAKKTKRSAGAVKKTVKKVGSSRKRVERRLGR; this comes from the coding sequence ATGGAGAAGTCAAAGAAGAAATCAAGCCGCGAACCCAAGCAGGACCGGCCGCCGGTCGCCGACGGGCAGGATTACGAGGTGCGCTACACGGCGAAGAAGACGAAGAGGTCGGCAGGCGCAGTAAAGAAGACAGTCAAAAAGGTCGGCAGCAGCCGCAAGCGCGTCGAGCGCCGGCTCGGACGTTAG
- the modB gene encoding molybdate ABC transporter permease subunit: protein MDSFSPEIWQSLGLTIELASVTTVILLIVGTPLAWWLARSKSLWTEAVATIIALPLVLPPTVLGFYLLALLGPNGPVGLLASLWGGRTLAFTFAGLVVGSVLSALPLVVEPIRSAFAAVGDRPLEIAATLRASPIYAFFTVALPLARPGLLTAAVLGFAHTISTFGVVVMIGGNIPGRTKVLSAFLFDFVQESRWREASWLAGAMAMFAVAVVLTLTLIDKYSRRRST, encoded by the coding sequence ATGGATAGCTTTTCACCAGAAATCTGGCAGTCGCTTGGGCTCACGATCGAGCTCGCGAGCGTGACGACCGTGATCCTGCTGATCGTCGGCACGCCGCTCGCGTGGTGGCTAGCGCGCTCGAAGAGCCTTTGGACGGAGGCCGTGGCCACGATCATCGCGCTGCCGCTGGTGCTGCCGCCAACAGTACTCGGTTTTTATCTGCTCGCCCTGCTCGGCCCGAACGGCCCGGTCGGCCTTCTCGCCTCTCTCTGGGGCGGGCGCACGCTGGCCTTCACCTTTGCGGGGCTCGTGGTTGGATCGGTTTTGTCAGCGCTGCCTTTGGTGGTGGAGCCCATCCGCTCCGCCTTCGCTGCTGTGGGTGACCGGCCGCTGGAGATCGCGGCCACTCTGCGCGCCTCACCCATATATGCCTTCTTCACGGTCGCCCTGCCTCTGGCGCGACCGGGTCTTCTGACAGCCGCCGTGCTTGGCTTTGCGCATACGATCAGCACGTTCGGCGTCGTGGTGATGATCGGCGGCAACATTCCTGGGCGTACCAAGGTGCTGTCGGCCTTTCTCTTTGACTTTGTCCAAGAGTCGCGCTGGCGCGAAGCAAGCTGGCTTGCCGGCGCCATGGCGATGTTCGCCGTTGCGGTAGTTCTCACCTTAACCTTGATCGACAAATACAGCAGAAGGAGGAGCACGTGA
- the ltrA gene encoding group II intron reverse transcriptase/maturase codes for MTQALNRVRQAARQRKKERFTALLHHVNVDTLSAAFYALKRKAAAGVDGVTWQDYEVNLGRNLEDLHGRVHRGAYRPHPSRRTYIPKADGRQRPLAIAALEDKIVQGACVMVLNAIYDEDFLGFSYGFRPGRGPHDALDALTVAITRRKVNHILDADIRDFFGSVNHDWLIRFLEHRIGDKRIIRLIRKWLKAGILEDGIVSVAESGTGQGSVISPLLANIYLHYVFDLWAERWRRQEARGDMIVVRYADDLVAGFEHEDDARRFLDALRERFGAFSLSLHPGKTRLIEFGRHAAAERKKRGIGRPETFAFLGFTFICGKSRRGAFQLQRKTRRDRMRAKLQEIKTELRQRMHQSIPSQGHWLRQVVTGHFAYYAVPTNSRALSAFRHYVADLWRRTLRRRSQKDGFTWDRMTKLVAGWLPAPRILHPWPDRRFAVKHSR; via the coding sequence GTGACCCAAGCGCTGAACCGCGTACGGCAAGCCGCAAGGCAAAGGAAGAAGGAGCGGTTCACTGCGCTTCTCCACCATGTCAACGTCGACACGCTCTCGGCAGCATTCTACGCGCTCAAACGCAAAGCCGCCGCTGGAGTCGACGGGGTGACCTGGCAGGACTACGAGGTGAACCTCGGGCGCAATCTCGAGGATCTCCACGGAAGAGTCCATCGGGGAGCGTATCGGCCTCATCCATCGCGCCGGACGTACATACCGAAGGCGGATGGTCGACAACGGCCGCTGGCAATCGCGGCTCTGGAAGACAAGATCGTCCAGGGCGCATGCGTCATGGTGCTCAACGCGATCTACGACGAGGATTTCCTCGGGTTCTCGTACGGGTTCCGACCTGGACGAGGGCCGCACGATGCGTTGGATGCTTTGACGGTGGCGATCACCCGCCGGAAGGTGAACCACATACTTGACGCCGACATCCGGGACTTCTTTGGCAGCGTCAACCACGACTGGTTGATCCGCTTCCTGGAACACCGCATCGGTGACAAGCGCATCATCCGTCTGATCCGCAAATGGCTCAAGGCGGGCATCCTCGAAGATGGGATCGTATCCGTAGCTGAGAGTGGAACTGGCCAAGGTTCGGTGATCTCACCACTCCTCGCCAACATCTACTTGCATTACGTGTTCGATCTGTGGGCCGAACGCTGGCGACGGCAGGAGGCCCGCGGCGACATGATCGTCGTGCGCTACGCCGATGATCTGGTAGCTGGCTTCGAGCACGAGGACGACGCCCGTCGCTTCCTCGATGCACTGCGTGAGCGGTTCGGGGCATTCTCGCTGTCACTCCATCCGGGCAAGACCCGCTTGATTGAGTTCGGCCGCCACGCGGCAGCCGAGCGCAAGAAGCGCGGTATCGGTAGACCGGAGACCTTCGCTTTCTTGGGCTTCACCTTCATCTGCGGCAAATCTCGACGGGGAGCCTTCCAATTACAGCGGAAGACCCGGCGCGACCGCATGCGGGCGAAGCTGCAGGAAATCAAGACGGAGCTGCGGCAAAGAATGCACCAGTCGATCCCGTCTCAGGGACACTGGTTGAGGCAAGTCGTTACAGGCCACTTCGCCTACTATGCCGTGCCCACAAATAGTCGGGCGCTCTCAGCGTTCCGGCATTACGTGGCCGACCTCTGGCGCCGCACGCTTCGGCGGCGCAGCCAGAAAGACGGCTTTACGTGGGACCGGATGACGAAGCTGGTCGCCGGCTGGCTTCCCGCGCCGCGCATCCTTCATCCCTGGCCCGACCGGCGCTTCGCCGTCAAACACTCGAGGTAA
- the modA gene encoding molybdate ABC transporter substrate-binding protein, producing MILTADDSHPKKLVENGFAVREGRLTYASSNLVLWSRTAKFVNGFDTFRTASILKLQICNSAPALYGAAVEAMKAIDAYEGMQPKLVEGATITQAYQFIKTVNAELSAAPLPQLADSKSVSCWLVPQEFVTRSCRTWCGCRLTPITERRAPKGPGSLLNYYASVTMCSNS from the coding sequence ATGATTCTCACGGCCGACGATTCCCACCCGAAGAAATTGGTTGAGAATGGTTTTGCTGTACGTGAAGGCCGACTCACCTACGCTAGCAGCAACCTGGTGCTCTGGAGCAGAACGGCGAAGTTCGTGAACGGCTTCGACACGTTCAGGACGGCATCTATCCTAAAATTACAGATCTGCAACTCCGCCCCGGCGCTCTATGGCGCTGCGGTGGAAGCGATGAAGGCCATCGATGCCTATGAGGGCATGCAACCGAAGCTGGTCGAGGGCGCAACCATCACGCAGGCCTACCAATTCATCAAGACGGTCAATGCCGAGCTCAGCGCCGCCCCGCTTCCGCAACTCGCAGACAGCAAGAGCGTTTCGTGCTGGCTCGTGCCGCAGGAGTTTGTGACCCGATCTTGCAGAACGTGGTGCGGTTGCAGACTGACGCCGATAACCGAGCGACGCGCGCCTAAAGGTCCCGGTAGTCTACTCAATTATTACGCGAGCGTGACAATGTGCTCGAACAGTTAA
- a CDS encoding DUF2604 domain-containing protein: MARQKALEETNNLAQPPENWEIKNEAGELLDPDKKLGEFGFGKQVTLFLSLKAGVAGG; this comes from the coding sequence GTGGCCCGCCAAAAGGCGCTGGAGGAGACCAATAACCTGGCTCAGCCGCCCGAAAATTGGGAGATCAAGAACGAAGCGGGCGAGCTGTTGGATCCGGACAAGAAGCTAGGCGAGTTTGGATTTGGCAAGCAAGTGACGCTGTTCCTGAGCCTCAAGGCTGGCGTGGCCGGTGGCTGA